In one window of Cynocephalus volans isolate mCynVol1 chromosome 6, mCynVol1.pri, whole genome shotgun sequence DNA:
- the KIF5B gene encoding kinesin-1 heavy chain, whose translation MADPAECNIKVMCRFRPLNESEVNRGDKYIAKFQGEDTVMIASKPYAFDRVFQSSTSQEQVYNDCAKKIVKDVLEGYNGTIFAYGQTSSGKTHTMEGKLHDPEGMGIIPRIVQDIFNYIYSMDENLEFHIKVSYFEIYLDKIRDLLDVSKTNLSVHEDKNRVPYVKGCTERFVCSPDEVMDTIDEGKSNRHVAVTNMNEHSSRSHSIFLINVKQENTQTEQKLSGKLYLVDLAGSEKVSKTGAEGAVLDEAKNINKSLSALGNVISALAEGSTYVPYRDSKMTRILQDSLGGNCRTTIVICCSPSSYNESETKSTLLFGQRAKTIKNTVCVNVELTAEQWKKKYEREKEKNKTLRNTIQWLENELNRWRNGETVPIDEQFDKEKANLEAFTVDKDITITNDKPAATIGVTGNFTDAERRKCEEEIAKLYKQLDDKDEEINQQSQLVEKLKTQMLDQEELLASTRRDQDNMQAELNRLQAENDASKEEVKEVLQALEELAVNYDQKSQEVEDKTKEYELLSDELNQKSATLASIDAELQKLKEMTNHQKKRAAEMMASLLKDLAEIGIAVGNNDVKQPEGTGMIDEEFTVARLYISKMKSEVKTMVKRCKQLESTQTESNKKMEENEKELAACQLRISQHEAKIKSLTEYLQNVEQKKRQLEESVDSLSEELVQLRAQEKVHEMEKEHLNKVQTANEVKQAVEQQIQSHRETHQKQISSLRDEVEAKEKLITDLQDQNQKMMLEQERLRVEHEKLKATDQEKSRKLHELTVMQDRREQARQDLKGLEETVAKELQTLHNLRKLFVQDLATRVKKSAEIDSDDTGGSAAQKQKISFLENNLEQLTKVHKQLVRDNADLRCELPKLEKRLRATAERVKALESALKEAKENASRDRKRYQQEVDRIKEAVRSKNMARRGHSAQIAKPIRPGQHPAASPTHPSAIRGGGAFVQNSQPVALRGGGGKQV comes from the exons tctaaGCCTTATGCCTTTGATCGGGTGTTCCAGTCAAGCACATCTCAAGAGCAAGTGTATAATGACTGTGCAAAGAAGATTGTTAAAG ATGTTCTTGAGGGATATAATGGAACGATATTTGCATATGGACAAACATCCTCCGGGAAGACACACACAATGGAG GGTAAACTTCATGATCCAGAAGGCATGGGAATTATTCCAAGAATAGTGcaagatatttttaattatatttactcCATGGATGAAAATTTGGAATTTCATATTAAG gtttcatattttgaaatatatttggaTAAGATAAGGGACCTATTAGATG tttcAAAGACCAACCTTTCAGTTCATGAAGACAAAAATCGAGTTCCCTATGTAAAG gGGTGCACAGAGCGTTTTGTATGTAGTCCAGATGAAGTCATGGATACCATAGATGAAGGAAAATCCAACAGACATGTAGCAGTTACAA ATATGAATGAACATAGCTCTAGGAGTCACAGTATATTTCTGATTAATGTAAAACAAGAGAACACACAAACAGAACAAAAGCTGAGTGGAAAACTTTATCTGGTTGATTTAGCTGGTAGTGAAAAG GTTAGTAAAACTGGAGCAGAAGGTGCTGTGCTGGATGAAGCTAAGAACATCAACAAGTCACTTTCTGCTCTTGGAAATGTCATTTCTGCTTTGGCTGAGGGTAGT ACGTATGTTCCATATCGAGATAGTAAAATGACAAGAATCCTTCAAGATTCATTAGGTGGTAACTGTAGAACCACTATTGTAATTTGCTGCTCTCCATCATCATACAATGAGTCTGAAACAAAATCTACGCTCCTGTTTGGCCAAAG GGCTAAAACAATTAAGAATACAGTTTGTGTCAATGTAGAGTTAACTGCAGAACAGTGGAAAAAGaagtatgaaagagaaaaagaaaaaaataagacccTACGGAACACCATTCAGTGGCTTGAAAATGAACTCAACCGATGGCGTAATG GGGAGACAGTGCCTATTGATGAACAGTTTGACAAAGAGAAAGCCAACTTGGAAGCTTTCACAGTGGATAAGGATATTACTATTACCAATGATAAGCCAGCAGCCACAATTGGAGTTACTGGAAATTTTACTGATGCTGAAAGAAGAAAGTGTGAAGAAGAAATTGCTAAATTATACAAACAACTTGATGACAAG GATGAAGAAATTAACCAACAGAGCCAACTGGTAGAGAAACTGAAGACACAGATGTTGGATCAGGAAGAG cTTCTTGCATCTACCAGAAGAGATCAAGACAATATGCAAGCTGAGCTGAATCGCCTTCAAGCAGAAAATGATGCCTCTAAAGAAGAAGTAAAAGAAGTTTTACAGGCCTTAGAGGAACTTGCTGTCAATTATGATCAGAAGTCTCAGGAAGTTGAAGACAAAACTAAGGAATATGAATTGCTTAGTGATGAACTAAATCAAAAATCG GCAACTTTAGCAAGTATAGATGCTGAGCTTCAGAAACTGAAGGAGATGACCAACCACCAGAAAAAACGAGCAGCTGAGATGATGGCATCTTTACTAAAAGACCTTGCAGAAATAGGAATCGCTGTGGGAAATAATGATGTAAAG CAACCTGAGGGAACAGGCATGATAGATGAAGAGTTCACTGTTGCAAGGCTCTACATTAGCAAAATGAAGTCAGAAGTAAAAACAATGGTGAAACGCTGCAAACAGTTAGAAAGCACACAAACTGAgagcaacaaaaaaatggaagaaaatgaaaaggagttAGCAGCATGCCAGCTTCGTATCTCTCAA caTGAAGCTAAAATCAAGTCACTGACTGAATACCTTCAAAATGTGGAGCAAAAGAAAAGACAGCTGGAAGAATCTGTTGATTCCCTCAGTGAAGAACTAGTCCAGCTTCGAGCACAAG AGAAAGTCCATGAAATGGAAAAGGAGCACTTAAATAAGGTTCAGACTGCAAATGAAGTTAAG caaGCTGTTGAACAACAGATCCAAAGCCACAGAGAAACTCATCAAAAACAGATCAGTAGTTTGAGAGATGAAGTTGAGGCAAAAGAAAAACTTATTACTGATCTTCAAGA CCAAAACCAGAAAATGATGTTAGAGCAGGAACGTCTAAGAGTAGAACATGAGAAGTTGAAAGCTACAGATCAGGAAAAGAGCAGAAAACTACATGAGCTTAC AGTTATGCAAGACAGACGAGAACAAGCAAGACAAGACCTGAAGGGTTTGGAAGAGACAGTg GCAAAAGAACTTCAGACTTTACACAACCTACGCAAGCTCTTTGTTCAGGACCTGGCTACCAGAGTTAAAAAG aGTGCCGAAATTGATTCTGATGACACGGGAGGCAGTGCTGCTCAAAAGCAGAAAATCTCCTTTCTTGAAAATAATCTTGAACAACTCACTAAAGTGCACAAACAG ttGGTACGTGATAATGCAGATCTTCGCTGCGAACTTCCTAAGTTGGAAAAGCGACTTCGAGCTACAGCCGAGAGAGTAAAAGCTTTGGAGTCAGCCCTGAAAGAAGCCAAAGAAAATGCATCTCGTGATCGCAAACGCTATCAGCAAGAAGTAGATCGCATAAAGGAAGCAGTCAGGTCAAAGAATATGGCCAGAAGAGGGCATTCTGCACAGATTG ctAAACCTATTCGTCCCGGGCAACATCCAGCAGCTTCTCCAACTCATCCAAGTGCAATTCGTGGAGGAGGTGCATTTGTTCAGAACAGCCAGCCAGTAGCATTACGAGGTGGAGGAGGCAAACAAGTGTAA